One window of Erwinia aphidicola genomic DNA carries:
- a CDS encoding type I toxin-antitoxin system Hok family toxin — MLIVCFTLLIFTWLTRKSLCEIRYRDGDREVAAFMAYESGK; from the coding sequence ATATTAATCGTGTGTTTCACACTGTTAATATTCACCTGGCTGACGCGAAAGTCGCTGTGCGAAATTCGCTACAGAGATGGAGACAGGGAGGTGGCGGCTTTCATGGCTTACGAATCCGGTAAGTAG
- the ftnA gene encoding non-heme ferritin, which produces MLTNEMTAQLNDQLNLEFYSANLYLQMSAWCNDKGFEGAAAFMREHSNEEMQHMQRLFNYLSDTGAMPVLGTIEAPPVTFNSLHEVLEQAYQHEQLITGKINELAHAAITTQDYSTFNFLQWYVAEQHEEEKLFKSVLDKLALVGNSGQALFFVDKDLQKLSEPGAGAHG; this is translated from the coding sequence ATGCTGACTAACGAAATGACTGCTCAGTTGAACGATCAGCTGAATCTGGAATTCTATTCTGCCAACCTGTACCTGCAGATGAGCGCATGGTGCAACGACAAAGGTTTTGAGGGCGCGGCTGCTTTTATGCGTGAGCACTCTAATGAGGAGATGCAGCATATGCAGCGTCTGTTCAACTACCTGAGCGACACCGGCGCGATGCCAGTGCTGGGTACGATTGAGGCACCGCCGGTGACCTTTAACTCCCTGCACGAAGTGCTGGAACAGGCCTATCAGCACGAGCAGCTGATCACTGGAAAAATCAACGAGCTGGCGCACGCGGCGATCACCACTCAGGACTATTCGACCTTCAACTTCCTGCAGTGGTATGTGGCTGAGCAGCACGAAGAAGAGAAGCTGTTTAAATCAGTACTGGATAAGCTGGCGCTGGTAGGCAACAGCGGCCAGGCGCTGTTCTTCGTGGATAAAGATTTGCAGAAGCTGAGTGAGCCAGGCGCAGGCGCGCACGGTTAA
- a CDS encoding ABC transporter ATP-binding protein, translating into MPQRVENTADEITAPAEHGMVLDQLSAGYGKQLIVNGVSLHIPHGKMTVLVGANGSGKSTLLTTMARMLLPLGGSVRLDGKSIHQQPTKAVARQLGMLPQSPLLPEGLTVFELVSRGRFPWQGFMRQWSAQDEQAVEEALRLTGTLEFAHQPVDSLSGGQRQRCWIAMALAQQTATILLDEPTTFLDLRYQVEILELLHDLTRLHGRTVVVVLHDLNFAVNYADMLVFLKQGRLAGVINEGESCTPELIKTVFDVEVQMSLNPLTGKPLFMPFRRRETPAG; encoded by the coding sequence ATGCCACAGCGGGTGGAGAACACAGCAGATGAAATCACTGCGCCAGCAGAGCACGGAATGGTCCTTGACCAGCTGTCAGCAGGTTACGGCAAGCAGCTGATTGTTAATGGCGTCAGCCTGCACATTCCGCACGGGAAAATGACCGTACTGGTGGGGGCTAACGGCTCCGGCAAGTCAACGCTGCTGACCACGATGGCGCGCATGCTGTTACCGCTGGGCGGCAGCGTGCGGCTCGACGGCAAATCCATTCATCAGCAGCCGACCAAAGCGGTAGCGCGCCAGCTCGGCATGCTGCCGCAGTCGCCGCTGCTGCCGGAAGGGCTGACGGTGTTTGAGCTGGTATCGCGCGGGCGCTTTCCCTGGCAGGGGTTTATGCGCCAGTGGTCAGCGCAGGATGAGCAGGCGGTGGAAGAGGCGCTGCGCCTGACCGGCACGCTGGAGTTTGCTCATCAGCCCGTCGACAGCCTCTCCGGCGGGCAGCGTCAGCGCTGCTGGATCGCCATGGCGCTGGCGCAGCAGACCGCCACTATCCTGCTGGATGAACCGACCACCTTCCTCGACCTGCGCTACCAGGTGGAGATCCTCGAACTGCTGCACGACCTTACGCGCCTGCATGGCCGTACCGTGGTGGTGGTGTTGCATGACCTTAACTTTGCGGTCAACTACGCCGATATGCTGGTGTTCCTCAAGCAGGGGCGACTGGCGGGCGTGATTAACGAGGGTGAAAGCTGCACTCCGGAGTTGATCAAAACGGTGTTCGACGTCGAGGTGCAGATGTCGCTTAACCCGCTGACCGGCAAGCCTCTCTTTATGCCATTTCGCCGCCGCGAGACACCTGCCGGATGA
- a CDS encoding AAA family ATPase, producing MPDTSTLQPTAQQPGAKRLVMVNGVPASGKSHIATRLATETGWPLLTLDTIKEPFMRQLTGVDRPMNRKLGIAAYQAIWSIIAAAPAGNTFIVDAWFGFQPKADLEDFICGAGIETVAEIWCQIPGELAAQRYAARLNTRLPGHPGAEYVAELQLLADSAEPMSLGPVWLADQRSDIDFSQLTQWVREIIERG from the coding sequence ATGCCTGATACGTCCACTCTGCAGCCCACCGCCCAGCAGCCCGGCGCTAAACGCCTGGTGATGGTTAACGGCGTACCCGCGTCGGGCAAGAGCCATATCGCGACCCGTCTGGCAACGGAAACCGGCTGGCCGCTGCTGACGCTGGACACGATTAAAGAGCCGTTTATGCGCCAGCTGACCGGCGTGGATCGTCCGATGAACCGTAAGCTGGGCATTGCGGCTTATCAGGCGATCTGGTCGATTATTGCGGCGGCACCTGCGGGGAACACCTTTATTGTCGATGCGTGGTTTGGCTTTCAGCCGAAGGCGGATCTCGAAGACTTTATCTGCGGTGCAGGCATTGAAACGGTGGCAGAGATCTGGTGCCAGATCCCAGGTGAACTGGCGGCACAGCGCTACGCCGCGAGGCTGAATACACGCTTGCCGGGTCATCCGGGGGCGGAATATGTCGCCGAACTGCAGCTGCTAGCCGACAGCGCTGAGCCGATGAGTCTGGGGCCGGTATGGCTGGCCGATCAGCGCAGCGACATCGACTTCAGCCAGTTAACCCAGTGGGTGCGGGAGATCATCGAACGGGGGTAA
- a CDS encoding sugar-binding transcriptional regulator, with translation MVAKLHYQSDMSQVDIAKKLGVSTATISRLLTKARAAGIVRIEVIELTSPEEITADLIAQLGLKSAAVVESPPANVLSALSAPLASLLQQADLVSGSVVGIGWGRAVREVTLSGLPRLPGVITVALNGGMQQAAAHFQINEFVRQAAEQMGGTPHFLHAPYISSPVLRDAFLCDPGVQQITSLWDKLDVAIVGVGLTHHAPQPMEASTATPDEQALSHAAGDVLRHYVTEAGEVLDWEGEQRMIAASPDQLRRTPLCIGVAATPEKAAGIIGAVRSGMINALVTDIKTAQAILDRLVSETL, from the coding sequence ATGGTGGCGAAGCTGCACTATCAGTCCGATATGTCGCAGGTTGATATCGCTAAAAAACTGGGCGTTTCCACCGCTACCATCTCGCGTCTACTGACCAAAGCGCGCGCGGCGGGGATCGTGCGGATCGAGGTGATTGAGCTGACGTCCCCCGAGGAGATCACCGCCGATCTCATTGCTCAACTGGGGTTAAAAAGTGCAGCGGTAGTGGAGTCGCCACCCGCAAACGTGCTGAGCGCGCTGAGCGCTCCGCTCGCCTCGCTGCTGCAGCAAGCGGATCTGGTTAGCGGTTCTGTGGTGGGTATCGGCTGGGGGCGGGCAGTGCGTGAAGTCACGCTCTCCGGTCTGCCGCGCCTGCCGGGAGTCATAACCGTGGCGCTGAACGGCGGAATGCAGCAGGCGGCGGCGCATTTTCAGATTAACGAATTTGTGCGCCAGGCCGCAGAACAGATGGGCGGCACACCGCATTTTCTGCATGCGCCCTATATCTCCTCCCCGGTGCTGCGCGATGCGTTTCTTTGCGACCCCGGCGTGCAACAAATTACCTCGCTGTGGGACAAGCTCGACGTGGCGATTGTCGGCGTGGGCCTGACGCATCATGCGCCGCAGCCGATGGAAGCCAGCACCGCCACGCCGGACGAGCAGGCGCTGAGCCACGCCGCTGGCGATGTGCTGCGCCATTACGTTACCGAAGCGGGAGAAGTGCTGGACTGGGAGGGGGAACAGCGGATGATCGCCGCCTCCCCCGATCAGCTGCGCCGCACGCCACTGTGCATTGGCGTGGCCGCCACCCCGGAAAAAGCGGCCGGGATCATCGGCGCCGTGCGTTCCGGCATGATCAACGCGCTGGTCACCGATATTAAAACTGCCCAGGCGATACTCGACCGCCTGGTAAGCGAAACGCTCTGA
- a CDS encoding tagatose-bisphosphate aldolase: MSHMSTSELRGYQQICGSNGAMLVIACDQRGAMRTLLSADPEQQKAISEQQLGGIKADITRYLASQASCVLVDAVCAVPDLVDDGIIARDTALLIGLDASGFDTTPEGYRNSRLVEGISARRVRELGANGGKIMVYLRADRPDANGHNLDILRHCIEDFVREDLLLVVEFLTYALPDESEEAYKSRVPSLIYEGTRLSLELGAKVLKIPYPGSAKDCAAITELAGDVPWAVLSAGVDHSTFLGQVADAMSNGASGVIAGRALWKDCISLDHRVTREKLETLAIPRLREIQAVIGKHFQPRTTTEESTSHA; encoded by the coding sequence ATGTCACACATGTCTACTTCCGAGCTGCGCGGCTATCAGCAAATTTGTGGCAGCAACGGCGCGATGCTGGTGATCGCCTGCGATCAGCGCGGGGCCATGCGTACCCTGCTGAGCGCCGACCCGGAACAGCAGAAAGCGATCTCCGAGCAGCAGCTGGGCGGCATTAAAGCCGATATCACCCGCTATCTTGCCAGCCAGGCCTCTTGCGTACTGGTGGACGCCGTCTGCGCGGTGCCGGATCTGGTTGATGACGGCATTATTGCCCGCGATACCGCGCTGCTGATCGGCCTTGACGCATCCGGCTTTGACACCACGCCGGAAGGCTACCGCAATTCGCGCCTGGTGGAGGGCATCAGCGCCCGCCGCGTGCGCGAACTGGGCGCTAACGGGGGGAAAATTATGGTCTATTTGCGCGCCGATCGCCCGGACGCCAACGGTCATAACCTCGATATTCTGCGCCACTGTATAGAGGACTTCGTCCGTGAAGACCTGCTGCTGGTGGTTGAGTTCCTCACCTACGCTCTGCCCGACGAAAGCGAAGAAGCGTATAAAAGCCGCGTGCCGTCGCTGATCTACGAAGGCACCAGGCTGTCGCTGGAGCTGGGCGCCAAAGTGCTGAAAATCCCTTATCCTGGCTCGGCCAAAGACTGTGCGGCGATCACCGAACTTGCCGGGGACGTGCCGTGGGCGGTACTCTCGGCTGGGGTCGATCACAGTACCTTCTTAGGCCAGGTGGCGGATGCGATGAGCAACGGTGCTTCCGGCGTGATTGCCGGGCGGGCGCTGTGGAAGGACTGCATCTCGCTCGATCACCGCGTCACTCGTGAAAAGCTGGAGACGCTGGCTATCCCGCGCCTGCGTGAAATCCAGGCGGTGATTGGCAAACATTTCCAGCCGCGTACTACCACAGAGGAAAGCACCAGCCATGCCTGA
- a CDS encoding PTS sugar transporter subunit IIB, with translation MKKLSILAVCGAGLGSSFACEMSIEAALKDLGVDADLSHCDISSATSSRVDIIMTGENFRSQFQHYTINSTIIYLKRLVDKNEIKTKLEPILKEKGYLI, from the coding sequence ATGAAAAAATTATCCATTCTGGCGGTATGTGGCGCCGGGCTTGGCAGCAGCTTTGCCTGCGAAATGAGTATTGAAGCGGCGCTAAAAGATCTGGGTGTCGATGCGGACCTGTCGCACTGTGATATATCCAGTGCCACCTCATCTCGCGTTGATATTATCATGACCGGTGAAAACTTCCGTTCACAGTTTCAGCATTACACCATTAACTCCACCATTATTTACCTCAAGCGGCTGGTGGATAAAAACGAAATAAAAACAAAACTAGAGCCAATCCTTAAAGAGAAAGGCTATCTTATTTAA
- a CDS encoding PTS sugar transporter subunit IIC codes for MSFLTFIVHDVLGQASILISLIAMIGLIALKKSPGQVITGTLKTLLGFLVLLSGASIIVATLTFLGEIFQKGFNMRGVVTDVGSIAGIAQQTLGRETALIMVVAFIVNILVARLTRWKYIFLTGQASLWMATVCSVIGYMGGLRGVELILLGGVIAGLMAVLMPAIAQPIVRKITGGDDIALGHFCTIGYMVQAGVAKVTGDVSKSTEDMELPPALSFLQDTYLSMMVVMIPIYLIPAIAAGPEVVAASSNGVNYLVYAFLQSIQFVVGVYVLLAGVRLLLAEIVPAFRGIALRVVPDAVPALDCPVLFPYAPNAVIVGFISTTVGAVIGMFLFPWVGLAMILPGMLTNFFAGGTAGIFANAVGGRRGAIIGGVFHGLFITLLPALLLPLLGQYGFQNVTFSDSDVIGVGLVFGHILNFFH; via the coding sequence ATGTCTTTCCTTACCTTTATTGTCCATGATGTACTGGGGCAGGCGTCAATTCTTATTTCATTGATTGCCATGATCGGCCTGATCGCCCTGAAAAAAAGCCCCGGACAGGTCATTACCGGAACATTAAAAACGTTACTGGGTTTTTTAGTTCTGCTATCCGGTGCCAGCATTATTGTCGCCACGTTGACCTTCCTCGGGGAGATATTCCAGAAAGGCTTTAATATGCGCGGCGTGGTAACCGATGTGGGTTCTATCGCCGGGATTGCACAGCAAACTCTCGGCCGTGAGACGGCGTTGATCATGGTGGTGGCGTTTATCGTCAATATCCTGGTTGCCCGCCTGACGCGCTGGAAGTATATCTTCCTCACCGGGCAGGCCTCGCTGTGGATGGCGACCGTCTGTTCGGTTATCGGCTACATGGGCGGCCTGCGCGGGGTGGAACTGATCCTGCTCGGCGGGGTGATTGCCGGGCTGATGGCAGTGCTGATGCCGGCGATTGCGCAGCCGATTGTGCGTAAGATCACCGGCGGTGATGATATCGCCCTCGGGCACTTCTGCACTATCGGCTATATGGTGCAGGCCGGGGTCGCTAAAGTCACCGGCGACGTCAGCAAAAGCACCGAGGATATGGAGCTGCCACCCGCGCTCTCCTTCCTGCAGGATACTTATCTGTCGATGATGGTGGTGATGATCCCGATCTACCTGATCCCGGCGATTGCGGCCGGTCCGGAAGTGGTGGCGGCATCCTCTAACGGCGTCAACTATCTGGTATACGCCTTCCTGCAGTCGATTCAGTTTGTGGTTGGCGTTTACGTGCTGCTGGCCGGGGTGCGCCTGCTGCTGGCGGAGATCGTCCCGGCGTTTCGCGGCATCGCCCTGCGCGTGGTGCCGGATGCGGTTCCGGCGCTCGACTGCCCGGTGCTGTTCCCCTATGCACCGAACGCGGTGATTGTTGGCTTTATTTCGACCACCGTCGGCGCGGTGATTGGCATGTTCCTGTTCCCGTGGGTTGGGCTGGCGATGATCCTGCCGGGCATGCTGACTAACTTCTTCGCAGGCGGCACCGCAGGCATCTTTGCTAACGCGGTTGGCGGGCGGCGCGGGGCGATTATCGGCGGCGTGTTCCACGGGCTGTTTATTACCCTGTTACCGGCGCTGCTGCTGCCGCTGCTCGGTCAGTACGGCTTCCAGAACGTCACCTTTAGCGATTCGGACGTGATCGGCGTCGGTCTGGTGTTTGGCCACATCCTTAACTTCTTCCATTAA
- a CDS encoding FecCD family ABC transporter permease: MKSAAQRVGFHRLQMARCTLLLRPRLLMIGLLLAACAVALLAFGLTQGSLPVPASAIGRALFYPQPLPAQQHYIVWDIRLPRLLMAALCGAMLGMAGAAMQSITRNGLADPGLIGVKEGTSAVVLTLILLFPALSLLWRPLAGMAGGVMVALLVMALARDFSRPRFILIGIGVSWLFAAGIGVFITTADVRDVQTALVWMAGSLHAATWPLLTVDFAWALPAALILFLTARASDVALLGNQAATGLGVRLQRLSLVRFFAPVLLTAASVSCVGSLGFVGLIAPHMARFLLRGGQVALLSGSALIGALLVLVTDNLGRLAFAPLQIPAGIVMALVGGPFFLLLLWRRRDIL, from the coding sequence ATGAAAAGTGCCGCACAGCGCGTCGGTTTCCACCGCCTGCAAATGGCGCGCTGCACGCTGCTGCTGCGCCCGCGCCTGCTGATGATTGGCCTGCTGCTGGCCGCCTGCGCCGTGGCGCTGCTGGCGTTCGGCCTGACGCAAGGCTCGCTGCCGGTTCCGGCTTCCGCGATTGGCCGGGCGCTGTTTTATCCGCAGCCGCTGCCGGCACAGCAGCACTATATCGTATGGGATATCCGCCTGCCGCGCCTGCTGATGGCGGCCCTGTGCGGCGCGATGCTCGGCATGGCCGGGGCGGCAATGCAGTCGATCACCCGTAACGGGCTGGCCGACCCCGGCCTGATTGGTGTGAAAGAGGGCACCAGCGCGGTAGTGCTGACGCTGATCCTGTTATTTCCGGCGCTCAGCCTGCTGTGGCGACCGCTGGCGGGTATGGCGGGCGGAGTGATGGTGGCGCTGCTGGTCATGGCGCTGGCGCGCGACTTCTCACGGCCGCGTTTTATCTTGATCGGCATCGGCGTTTCCTGGCTGTTTGCCGCGGGCATCGGCGTTTTTATCACCACTGCCGATGTGCGTGACGTGCAGACGGCGCTGGTGTGGATGGCGGGCAGCCTGCATGCCGCTACCTGGCCTCTGCTGACGGTGGACTTCGCCTGGGCGCTGCCCGCTGCGCTGATCCTGTTTCTCACTGCGCGCGCATCCGATGTGGCGCTGCTTGGCAATCAGGCGGCAACCGGGCTTGGGGTGCGCCTGCAGCGGCTGTCGCTGGTGCGTTTTTTCGCGCCAGTGCTGCTGACGGCGGCCAGCGTCTCCTGCGTCGGCAGCCTGGGTTTTGTCGGCCTGATCGCTCCGCACATGGCGCGTTTTCTGCTGCGCGGCGGCCAGGTGGCCCTGCTGAGCGGCAGCGCGCTGATTGGCGCTCTGCTGGTGCTGGTCACTGATAATCTGGGGCGGCTGGCGTTTGCCCCGCTGCAAATTCCGGCGGGCATTGTGATGGCGCTGGTTGGCGGCCCGTTTTTCCTGCTGCTGCTGTGGCGGCGGCGCGATATTTTGTAA
- a CDS encoding FecCD family ABC transporter permease, giving the protein MSALAAILRRRRARPFSALLTLLALLLACSLVHLGLGARYIGPTTVLRALLEYDPRNFDHRVIVDLRLLRLAAALLTGAALGVAGMLLQAVIRNPLGEPHILGLNAGAALAVVISSALGASWGGMLFGRPLIAACGAAALFAVVMLLASAGRSGLTPLKVTLCGVALSAFASSITAAILILDEQTLLAMRTWLAGDLAGLSWAVTAAATLPALIGLLLALAIAPYLNVLALGDVVASGLGVNIARTRLLGLIAAALLCGAAVSVAGPLGFIGLVVPHIVRRLMTDDIRAGIPLSALCGALLLLLADIAARTLIAPQELATGVMTALVGAPVFIFIASRFFK; this is encoded by the coding sequence ATGAGCGCTCTCGCCGCTATCCTGCGCCGTCGTCGCGCTCGCCCGTTCAGCGCGCTGCTGACCCTGCTGGCGCTGCTGCTGGCCTGTTCGCTGGTGCATCTCGGGCTGGGGGCGCGCTATATCGGCCCGACAACCGTGCTGCGGGCGTTACTGGAGTATGACCCGCGCAACTTTGACCATAGGGTGATTGTCGACCTGCGCCTGCTGCGGCTGGCGGCGGCGCTGCTGACCGGCGCCGCGCTCGGCGTGGCCGGGATGCTGTTACAGGCGGTGATCCGCAACCCGCTCGGCGAGCCGCATATTCTTGGCTTAAATGCCGGGGCGGCGCTGGCGGTGGTCATCAGTTCGGCGCTTGGCGCCAGCTGGGGCGGAATGCTGTTTGGCCGCCCGCTGATTGCCGCCTGCGGGGCTGCCGCGCTGTTTGCCGTCGTGATGCTGCTGGCCTCTGCCGGGCGCAGCGGTTTGACGCCGCTGAAGGTGACGCTGTGCGGCGTGGCGCTCTCGGCCTTTGCCTCCTCCATTACCGCTGCCATTCTGATCCTCGACGAGCAGACTCTGCTGGCCATGCGCACCTGGCTGGCTGGCGATCTTGCCGGGCTGAGCTGGGCAGTGACGGCGGCGGCTACGCTGCCTGCGCTGATCGGCCTGCTGCTGGCGCTGGCGATTGCGCCCTATCTTAACGTGCTGGCGCTGGGGGATGTTGTCGCCAGCGGGCTGGGCGTCAATATCGCCCGTACCCGTCTGCTGGGGCTGATTGCGGCGGCGCTGCTGTGCGGTGCGGCGGTGTCGGTTGCCGGCCCGCTCGGCTTTATCGGCCTGGTGGTGCCGCATATCGTGCGGCGACTGATGACCGATGATATTCGTGCTGGTATTCCGCTGTCGGCGCTGTGTGGAGCCCTGCTGCTGCTGCTGGCGGATATTGCCGCGCGCACGCTGATTGCCCCGCAGGAGCTGGCCACCGGTGTGATGACCGCGCTGGTCGGCGCCCCGGTATTTATCTTTATTGCCTCAAGGTTCTTCAAATGA
- a CDS encoding PTS sugar transporter subunit IIA translates to MLTDWINNSNLKLLTHTDNWQKAVEIALQPMIDNGAVEPRYLNAIYDMHKQIGPYYVLGEGIAMPHARPEEGVIRTALSLLIVSEGVSFGSEDNDPVYVIFALAAVDSHSHIEMIASLSQLFCEDGVVERLRQAREPSAVLEILRQF, encoded by the coding sequence ATGTTAACCGACTGGATTAATAACAGTAATCTGAAACTGTTAACGCATACTGATAACTGGCAAAAAGCGGTAGAGATTGCGCTGCAGCCGATGATCGATAATGGTGCAGTGGAACCCCGATACCTTAATGCTATTTATGATATGCACAAGCAGATTGGCCCCTATTATGTGCTGGGTGAAGGTATTGCGATGCCGCATGCCCGGCCAGAAGAAGGGGTTATCAGAACCGCGCTCTCTTTATTAATTGTTTCAGAGGGCGTGAGTTTTGGCAGTGAAGATAATGACCCGGTGTACGTGATATTTGCCCTGGCTGCTGTCGACAGCCATTCTCATATTGAAATGATCGCCAGTCTGTCACAGCTGTTTTGTGAAGATGGCGTAGTCGAGAGGCTGCGCCAGGCGAGAGAACCATCAGCAGTGCTGGAGATTTTACGCCAGTTCTGA
- a CDS encoding TonB-dependent siderophore receptor produces MKELSWLLGKKGSALFSLLFVGALASPAALAAEKESAKTSADASDGGTLTVEASVADADAAMTSGYQPLSSSTATLTNMPLLDIPQVVNTVSDRVIQDQHATTLDEVLNNVSNVVQTNTLGGTQDAFVRRGFGSNRDGSVMTNGLKTVLPRSFNAATERVEVLKGPASTLYGILDPGGMINVITKRPQTTFGGAIEATSTSFGGGTGSVDLTGPIAGTRLAYRLIGSYQHEDYWRNFGSERSSFIAPSLTWFGDDATVNVSYAHRNYSTPFDRGTIFDLDTGHAVNVSRETRFDEAYNITDGESDLAQLNTEYRINNQWTAKFDYSFSQDKYSDNQARVMAYDAATGNLTRRVDATQGSTQRQHSARFDLQGDVVIGGLYNEILTGLSYENYDLLRTDMIRCKNVKDFNIYNPSYGATGKCTTVSASDSDQTIKQVSYSGYVQDSLYLNDKWIAVSAMRYTTFTEYAGKGRLFNVNTDSRDSRWVPKFGLVYKAAPNVSFFGNVSQSFMPQYSIASYIGELPPETATSYEVGAKFDLFSGVTANVTLFNIDKRNVLYTDTVNGESVAKTAGKVRSRGVEVDVAGALTQNVNVIASYGYTDAKVLEDPDYQGKMLPNVPRHTGSLFLTYDFHNVIGGNTLTVGGGGHAVSRRSGDNDEDYSLQGYAVADAFASYKIKTQNPVTLQVNVKNLFDKTYYTSSIASNNLSNQIGDPREVQFTVKMDF; encoded by the coding sequence ATGAAAGAATTATCCTGGCTTCTGGGGAAAAAAGGATCGGCTTTATTTTCACTGCTGTTTGTCGGTGCTCTTGCCTCGCCTGCCGCTCTTGCAGCGGAGAAGGAGAGCGCAAAAACTTCAGCGGATGCCAGCGATGGCGGGACGCTGACCGTAGAGGCCAGCGTCGCTGACGCAGACGCGGCAATGACTTCCGGCTATCAGCCGCTCAGCTCCTCCACCGCCACCCTGACCAATATGCCGCTGCTGGATATTCCGCAGGTGGTGAATACCGTCAGCGACCGGGTGATTCAGGATCAGCACGCCACCACGCTGGATGAAGTGCTGAATAACGTCAGCAACGTGGTACAGACCAACACGCTGGGCGGCACTCAGGATGCGTTTGTACGCCGTGGCTTCGGCAGTAATCGCGACGGCTCGGTGATGACTAACGGGCTAAAAACCGTGCTGCCGCGCAGCTTCAACGCCGCCACCGAGCGGGTGGAAGTGTTAAAGGGCCCGGCCTCAACGCTGTACGGCATTCTCGATCCGGGCGGAATGATTAACGTCATCACCAAGCGCCCGCAGACCACTTTTGGCGGCGCGATTGAAGCGACCTCCACCAGCTTCGGGGGCGGTACTGGCAGCGTCGATCTGACTGGCCCGATCGCCGGAACCCGGCTTGCTTACCGCCTGATCGGCTCATATCAGCACGAAGATTACTGGCGTAATTTCGGCAGCGAGCGCAGCAGCTTTATCGCCCCCTCCCTGACCTGGTTTGGCGATGACGCGACGGTAAACGTCTCTTACGCACACCGTAACTACAGCACGCCGTTCGATCGCGGCACTATCTTTGACCTGGATACCGGCCATGCGGTCAACGTCAGCCGCGAAACGCGCTTTGACGAGGCTTACAATATCACCGACGGCGAATCCGACCTCGCGCAGCTCAACACCGAGTACCGCATCAACAATCAGTGGACGGCTAAGTTTGACTACAGCTTTAGCCAGGATAAGTACAGCGATAATCAGGCACGCGTGATGGCCTATGATGCGGCAACCGGCAACCTGACACGCCGCGTCGATGCCACCCAGGGATCGACCCAGCGCCAGCATTCCGCGCGCTTCGACCTGCAGGGCGATGTGGTGATCGGCGGGTTGTATAATGAGATCCTTACCGGGCTGTCGTATGAGAACTACGATCTGCTGCGCACCGATATGATCCGCTGCAAAAACGTTAAAGATTTCAATATCTACAATCCGTCCTACGGCGCAACCGGCAAATGCACCACCGTGTCGGCCTCCGACAGCGACCAGACTATCAAGCAGGTCAGCTATTCCGGCTACGTGCAGGACTCGCTCTACCTGAACGATAAATGGATTGCCGTCAGCGCCATGCGCTACACCACCTTCACCGAATACGCTGGTAAAGGCCGCCTATTCAACGTCAATACCGACAGCCGCGACAGCCGCTGGGTGCCGAAATTTGGCCTGGTGTATAAGGCCGCACCGAACGTCTCCTTCTTCGGTAACGTCTCGCAGTCGTTTATGCCGCAGTACTCTATCGCCAGCTACATCGGCGAGCTGCCGCCGGAAACCGCCACCTCATATGAAGTGGGTGCCAAGTTCGACCTGTTCAGCGGCGTGACCGCTAACGTTACCCTGTTCAACATCGACAAGCGTAACGTGCTGTATACCGACACGGTGAACGGCGAAAGCGTGGCGAAAACCGCCGGAAAAGTGCGTTCGCGCGGCGTTGAGGTCGATGTCGCCGGGGCTCTGACGCAGAACGTTAACGTGATCGCCAGCTACGGTTATACCGATGCCAAAGTGCTGGAAGACCCGGATTATCAGGGCAAGATGCTGCCTAACGTGCCGCGTCACACCGGCTCGCTGTTCCTGACTTACGATTTCCACAACGTCATCGGCGGTAATACGCTGACCGTCGGCGGCGGCGGCCACGCGGTCAGCCGCCGTTCCGGCGACAACGATGAGGATTATTCGCTGCAGGGCTATGCGGTGGCCGATGCGTTTGCCTCGTATAAGATCAAGACGCAGAACCCGGTCACCCTGCAGGTCAACGTGAAGAACCTGTTTGATAAGACTTACTACACCTCGTCTATCGCCAGCAATAATCTGTCCAACCAGATTGGCGACCCGCGTGAAGTGCAGTTTACCGTGAAGATGGATTTCTGA